The stretch of DNA AATGACTGTTATTTCAATTCCACTTGTGTGATCTAGAGGCCCGAGGATCTTTCATCTTCAGTAGTCGTCAACCTTTACTGTTAAAGACTGTCTCTGGACCTCTGGTATTTTAGGGAATATTGTGTATATAACTATTAATAATGTGTTTGCTGTACATGCAGCCAGTGTGGAGTGATCACTCTGTTTTCCATCCTACTGTACCTCCAGCTTAAACAAACATATCTGTGTGCATGAACTCCTCCTCACTACGGAGGTGGTCACGCAGAGATATGCAATCAATGCAAcatcatacatatatatatataccaaaaAAAAGGTGATATAGAGCAGTCTAATAGTGTGATTCAGCATGAGATCAACTTGTCAAACCGGACAATAAAGAAAACTGCTGTTGTGTGCGATCCGCCTATGAAGATTTTTTACGCATCTTGTGATTTTGATAAGAAGGTGAAGTGCACTTTAATTCACATTCAGTTATagatttttgatttatttacatatcaagccgtttgaacattaaaaaataaaaaaagacacacatacCCAAAGTTTGTACATATAGTGCAGATTAACATGTAGTGCGTACAGGACATTAAGGTCTCTACATTGCATTAGGGGGTACTTATTGTATTGTTGGGCTGGAAGAGAGGTCTGGCATGACTGACCAGACCTGAGCAAAATAACAAGTTATTACATACATTTCCAATAATAGCAAATAAAACATTAGGGTGATGATCCGGCTTTTAGGGACCTGACAGTTCACCTGGAGGGCTTTGATTATTTGTATATTTCAAGTATCATCAGAGTCCTAGAGAAAGGCTGCGTCTCCAAGTTTGCCGGGTTTGATTAACAGCTGACATCAAATTCCAAAGAGCGAGAATGTCTGCTTAACATTGATAGataaaacatggcaaactgtctgaaaaaataCATGGCTTTTTAATGCTGAAAATCCACAAACGTTTCTACTGAGGGATTACTGCGAGACGTGATATTTGTGTGGCCTACTGAATGAaggatttgtgtgtttgtatggcATGTGACTAGAAATCAGAGTGATTACATTTACTCTCTACTGTAGGTGTCGTCTCAGAGACTCAGTTTACATTCAAGAAGCTAATACATgaaggctgttttttttctgtctcatcACAATCAATAGGTGCAGATCTAAAGGGGCTCGTTTTAGTGTCTCATTTTTATGACAGACCTTGtttccattttcatttcaaaactCCTTAACATGAACTTTACAACGAGGATTATATTGCTTGATTTCAAACAAAGCTGTACAGCTGAGGTGATGAAAACCATCTACCAAAGTCAGTCGTCTTTCACTAGAGCTGGATACATTTCAGGAACATACAGGCTGCTATTCCCACAGGTTAATTTTAATTTCATATGATTTCTCGGGAAGTAGTTTTAATCAGTTTCAGTGGTCATAACTATGGCGTTataggagtgccataaaaataaaactgtaaaagaataagacaaTAAATGTGTTAATATACAGaggaatgaataaataagtagataaatacatgtggaaatataaagagaaataaaataataattataagcatttttatttatttgcacatgtatttgttcatttatttctgtatatatatatatatatacatatatatatatatatttatatatttattttttgcatataaattactcaattttttctgtttgcataaaaaaacatatctttattttttatataatgccATTTAATCCTTCTACTTCTCCCTATTGCTTTGGCTATTCCTTGAAGGgccaagctgtcaatcaactggCTTTGAGCGGGCCTTCCTGCCCAGGCTGAGTAGTCAATTCTTGCACACACATACTCAATTAAATTTAGAAAAAAGTGTAATTTATAtgcaaagaataaataaatattttgaaaaatacttaaataattatatacggatcaaatacaaataaaatgtgaaaataaatgctAATAATTATTCTTTTATACTATTTGTCTTTactttccacatttatttatttattcttttatttattcctctttatatttccacatttattttgttattcttttacagaCGTATTCTTTTCGTATtgcactcctatgactccatacaTAACAGCAGCGTGGGAACAAATGAATCAAGGATTGTGGATCACTGATTTTATGCTAAAGTGGTGCAAACTAGCACTGATTATGTGTTTTAGTGCTAAGAGGTCGTCCAACACTTCACCTCTGCTAATCTACGGTGTGCAGAGTCTTTTCTTTAATTCCTAACTCAGTTTAACGAGCACAAAAAGACTCAGTGATGAATGAATCCCGTCGATTCCCAGGAGCTGTTGAACTGAACATCACACGCAATGTCGTGTAACTTTGTGCCTATTCACATCTAGTGGTCACAGTAGTTACAAGAAATCTTCGCATCTTAAAACAATGCTAAACCAAAcagaataagacaaaaaaaagacaatgaggTGATATTATGAGCAGGCTGTTGGACAGTCTCTATATCAGCGCTGGACAATCCAAAGCAAATCCTCCCGAACGACGCTGCAAAGCATTCTGGACATTCTTACGATATGTGACACCTGTGTACGTCGTAAATCCTCTTCTTCCTTTGTCTTTCTTCTGTCTGCTTGGTTGCCCAGACAACAGCGACAGTGATGGCTTCTTAGCTCTGCAGCACAGAACTTCAATTCCCATGATCCCCGTCTGCCTTGCATATTAGCAACTTCCTTGAGGATAACTGTTTCTGTATCCAGccagtgtttgtgtgcgtgtgtgtttgtgtgtgtgtgagcagtccTCAGGCAGTGTACTGtgagtgaagtgtgtgtgtatgtgtgtgtgtttgtgtgtgtgtgcatgtgtgtgttcaacAATCCATCTACttctcatcttcatcaccttcacTCATGCTGCTTATGGAGGCAGACGCTCCTTTGGGGGAGGACGGGGGCGAGGGCCGTGCATTGTGCCAGCGGGCGGGAGGGGACGGGGGTGAGGGAGAGCGCAGGGGGGACAGTTCGCGGGGGGGACTGTTGCAGGGCGACCCTCGGGGAGACAGAGCGTAGGACAGCATCCGTCCACTGCGCTCCTGAAACACCTGTTTCTATTCAGGGAGAAAAGAGTGGATGTGAGTACAAACAGCACAAAGGTCCATGCATCAAAAGGGCCATTTTAATATTGCAGGAGCCAATTCTCATTTGTTTACCAGTGTGCTTTGCCGCCCTCTACAGGCTTGGAGTGTGCTGATGGGGGATAAAGGCCTGGCCGAGAGAAGGCCAGGTGCCGCTGATTGGAGGCACACAGCTTTAAACGGCTGGTTTTTCTAGCTGCTGCCTAAACCCATTTTTGAGTTCAACTTCAACTTCATTTTTGGACATAcctcatttcctgtttttatgCTGCTCAAAGCCAGTCGGTGTTAAACTACAAGTGCTCTCAATCAGCAACCACCATGGAAGAGGTCAAAAGGTCACTACATTAAAGATTTAAAGCTGCCTTTTTGGAGTATAAAGACCTCATGGAAGGACTTATCACCAGCAAtggactttttgtttttcagccaCATGGTAGCAAAGAGGAACAAAGGACTCAGGATACTCAGAAAATACTATCTGATATTACTTCTGATTCTAAATCTTCAATAGACCAATATGAACCTAGAGAAAATATAGTGATGATgataacagtgattataatgaTGGTGACAGTTATCAAAGACTTACTGTACTTACCCAAGTCCCATCAGGTCCAAAGAGTTCCAGGAAGTTGCCAATAAACTCCCTGGATTTCTCTTCCCACTTCTGAATGAGGTCGTGACTCTTCTCCTCCACGCGGTAAACAAAATGTTTGCTCTTCTCCTCGACCGTGCGAACCTTCTCCTTCATTCGGTCCACTTGGTTCTGCAGCCGGTACTTCTTCTCCTGAGGGGGGTTAAATGTTGAGAGTTACAAATGAACACATCCCGGAAGAATAAGAGCCTCAATCAGAAATTAGTCTTCCTACCCTGACTCTTTAAATTtgtaagatatatatatatatatatatatatatatcttgcaATATGTGGTTGCATTACAGACAGATATGTATTCCATTATGGCAATGTAGATTTGATCATGCTCTTACGTTGATGTAGCTGACGTTAAGCTCCTTGGCCGTGTAGCCTCGTTGGAGGTTGCGTCGGGCGTAGACGTCGTAGTCTCTGACGATTCTGGTAATCAAGTCAGATGTTGAGATTCCCTCCGTCCGCTGTGTAGGCACAAACATGCCTGGCgtacacacataaaaacacaccgaATTTTGAAAACTGCCCGAGGTAGGAGGAAATGCGCATTATTTTATCTTCCCGGTGTCACACACTGACCGACCTGCCTCCTTGATGTGTTTATAAACGTCCTCACTTCCTGCTGAGGAGTATGGGATGTCATCGTGAGCCACAAAATCGATCTGAGGGACAATGAAAGGTCATGACACTGGCAGATAGACAGGTAAATAATCACtcacataaacatacagtaggTCACAGTTTTGCAAAATATATAGCCTATACTTACATGATCATTAACACACAAGTGTCTCATTTCACCAGTTTCCTCTTTTCTACAGATAATCTGTCGATAGCCTTGAAATCAGCTCTATTAATTTATCATTTCGGGTTTCAGGAATAATTCTCACACACAGCTGATATATTTCATGTTCATCAGTActgaaaatttaattttttcaggATCCAAGTAGCGGACAGTTGTGCAAACTGTCATCCCCGGTGTTATTAGATTGTTTTGATTTATTGGTGAGCGGATTTGCTTTCCTATTAACTCGACTGccattaaaatatgttttaaaagtttatcattgtattttttttcctaaaatagaAATGTGATAATGCACATTACCTGCAGCATCTGATCATAATAAGCAGGTTTTAGTGACTTAGGAGTCCTCTGGACTGCCTGTAACGTCTCTCAGATTTAGGACCTACTTTGAGTAGTAAAATACTGAGAGAGAGTCCTAAAGTTAGAACTAACACGCCCCTTATTTTCTAGGTGTTTCTCATAACTCAGGTAGGAGCTTTTGGCCTTAGGATGTGATACTgcaaacaaccacacacacacacaccttgtgtTTCTCTAGGAACTCCGGTGTGAGAGTCCAGGGTGCGTCTCTCAAAACCTCGTCGACATAGCGGCAGTGTCTCAACGCTTCATAGCGTTCAATCTCCGTCATGACTGTGAAACCCTTGTACTTATGGGTCAGCTCATCACTGCACACTGTTTCAAGCACATGAGAGGGGAAACCACACAAAACAGTCAGAAGCACATAAATCACAATCAGACATCTCTGTATGGGttattttatatatgtgtgtgtgtgtgtgttgtcttagTGGGTCTGGCCTACCTCCTACTATGAGGTAGGTGTTGGGAAAGAGGTTCTTGGCCTGCATGAGAGCACGAGCGTGTCCAGAGTGGAACAGGTCAAAGATGCCATCTGCGTAGACTCTGACTGGCCGGtccactgaaaacacacaacaacaacacaacaacacctTCATCAAAACTGGTATCATAGTgagatacacagacacacacacacactttcacgtCATTGTTTAGCCTCTTTTTGTAGTCGTTTTTCATTTCTTTGCAgtcgctttgtgtctctttgtggttgttctgCCCCTTTTCATAGTCattgtgagtctctttgtgtctttttgcagctgttttgcatctcttgtagttgttttggtgtctttgtagtcttttttgtgtctctttgtactcattttatgtttctttgtggtcatatTGAATCTCTTCCTGGTTGATACAGTACGTATCCACCCCTGACAGTTTGGGCCCCTGGGCCTGTGcctgttcagtaatccatcTATGTGTAGGAGTAGCAACAGTAaaagcagtagtaacagtagtaataggcccttttcacagcaaccatcttgacatgtcattgcagggtaaacacaggtgtgatTTATatcattaattatggccctgatccattga from Sebastes fasciatus isolate fSebFas1 chromosome 21, fSebFas1.pri, whole genome shotgun sequence encodes:
- the pcyt1ba gene encoding choline-phosphate cytidylyltransferase B isoform X3, whose amino-acid sequence is MVKQRRVRAHSAVAPLCCRRGALKTLTKPAIFARETSCDCRAPHEKLTIAQARRGTPVDRPVRVYADGIFDLFHSGHARALMQAKNLFPNTYLIVGVCSDELTHKYKGFTVMTEIERYEALRHCRYVDEVLRDAPWTLTPEFLEKHKIDFVAHDDIPYSSAGSEDVYKHIKEAGMFVPTQRTEGISTSDLITRIVRDYDVYARRNLQRGYTAKELNVSYINEKKYRLQNQVDRMKEKVRTVEEKSKHFVYRVEEKSHDLIQKWEEKSREFIGNFLELFGPDGTWKQVFQERSGRMLSYALSPRGSPCNSPPRELSPLRSPSPPSPPARWHNARPSPPSSPKGASASISSMSEGDEDEK
- the pcyt1ba gene encoding choline-phosphate cytidylyltransferase B isoform X2 → MEELEHTCPHPRTTLTKPAIFARETSCDCRAPHEKLTIAQARRGTPVDRPVRVYADGIFDLFHSGHARALMQAKNLFPNTYLIVGVCSDELTHKYKGFTVMTEIERYEALRHCRYVDEVLRDAPWTLTPEFLEKHKIDFVAHDDIPYSSAGSEDVYKHIKEAGMFVPTQRTEGISTSDLITRIVRDYDVYARRNLQRGYTAKELNVSYINEKKYRLQNQVDRMKEKVRTVEEKSKHFVYRVEEKSHDLIQKWEEKSREFIGNFLELFGPDGTWVFQERSGRMLSYALSPRGSPCNSPPRELSPLRSPSPPSPPARWHNARPSPPSSPKGASASISSMSEGDEDEK
- the pcyt1ba gene encoding choline-phosphate cytidylyltransferase B isoform X1 yields the protein MEELEHTCPHPRTTLTKPAIFARETSCDCRAPHEKLTIAQARRGTPVDRPVRVYADGIFDLFHSGHARALMQAKNLFPNTYLIVGVCSDELTHKYKGFTVMTEIERYEALRHCRYVDEVLRDAPWTLTPEFLEKHKIDFVAHDDIPYSSAGSEDVYKHIKEAGMFVPTQRTEGISTSDLITRIVRDYDVYARRNLQRGYTAKELNVSYINEKKYRLQNQVDRMKEKVRTVEEKSKHFVYRVEEKSHDLIQKWEEKSREFIGNFLELFGPDGTWKQVFQERSGRMLSYALSPRGSPCNSPPRELSPLRSPSPPSPPARWHNARPSPPSSPKGASASISSMSEGDEDEK